One region of Seriola aureovittata isolate HTS-2021-v1 ecotype China chromosome 15, ASM2101889v1, whole genome shotgun sequence genomic DNA includes:
- the LOC130182387 gene encoding rho guanine nucleotide exchange factor TIAM1-like isoform X3, which produces MNPLECPMSCSSSSSSSSLSPSPVSALPPTAGTATQRQLSHADKLRKVINELVDTEKTYVKDLSCLIECYLTPLQKESFLTQDELDVLFGNLAEMVEFQVEFLRTLEDGIRLVPDLDRLERVEQFKKVLFSLGGSFLYYADRFKIYSAFCASHTKVPKVLAKAKTDPDFKAFLAERNPRQQHSSTLESYLIKPIQRVLKYPLLLKELYSLTDPDSEEHYHLDVAMKAMNKVASHINEMQKLHEEYGAVFDQLINEQTADKKEVADLSMGDLLLHSTVVWINPPASLVKSKKDPDLAAFVFKTAVVFVYKDCSKHRKKMGGSHRASVSDDKDPFRFRHMIATDSLQVRALANSEGTAVCEIVHTRSESEGRPERTFQLCCSSPDSKKDFLKAVHSILREKQRRQLLKTESLPPNQQYVPFGGKRLCALKGARPAMNRAASAPSRTLARRKLVRNRFTIDTDLVFHGNNNNSNDSDPSYPSSCSPLFQHALLQPHKPQGEDTDRWVEEQFDLGCYEDQGEGIGVGQVKETDILSDDDEYCKSVRAASAEPADLEGKMEGLDLEGGEVRSHNLNGQVKTRGEIAQSLTQEEVDRIKHGDGSGAVDSFTACGVSLSRCATPTLKLAPLKQCAAEEATNNDHDVVWVRRDDYANGCNSDVF; this is translated from the exons ATGAATCCCCTGGAGTGCCCTATGTCATGCTCCTCAtcgtcatcttcatcatccctCTCGCCGAGCCCCGTGTCAGCTTTGCCGCCCACAGCAGGAACTGCCACTCAGAGGCAGCTCTCCCACGCGGACAAGCTTCGCAAGGTCATCAATGAACTTGTAGACACAGAGAAGACTTACGTCAAA gaCCTGAGCTGCCTGATAGAATGCTACTTGACACCTTTGCAGAAGGAGAGCTTCCTCACACAGGATGAG CTGGACGTTTTGTTCGGTAACCTCGCGGAGATGGTGGAGTTCCAGGTGGAGTTTCTCCGGACACTGGAAGATGGAATCAGACTGGTGCCAGATCTGGACAGACTGGAAAGGGTGGAGCAATTTAAG AAAGTGCTGTTCTCCCTGGGTGGTTCATTTCTGTATTATGCCGATCGCTTCAAGATCTACAGCGCCTTCTGCGCCAGTCACACCAAGGTGCCAAAGGTCCTGGCTAAAG CAAAGACCGACCCAGATTTCAAGGCTTTCCTGGCTGAGAGAAACCCCAGACAGCAACATTCATCCACTCTGGAGTCTTACCTAATCAAACCCATCCAGAGGGTCCTGAAGTACCCgctgctgctgaaggagctCTATTCTCTCACTGACCCGGACAGTGAGGAACACTACCACCTGGATG TTGCAATGAAGGCCATGAACAAGGTTGCGAGTCACATCAACGAGATGCAAAAGCTTCACGAGGAGTACGGAGCTGTTTTCGACCAGCTCATCAATGAACAGACCGCAGACAAAAAAGAG gtgGCTGACCTCTCAATGGGGGATCTTTTGCTACATTCTACAGTGGTGTGGATCAACCCGCCAGCCTCACTGGTCAAGAGCAAAAAGGACCCAGATTTGGCTGCTTTTG TGTTCAAAACGGCAGTTGTATTTGTCTACAAAGACTGCTCCaagcacaggaaaaaaatg ggTGGATCTCATCGTGCGTCTGTGAGCGACGACAAGGATCCTTTCCGTTTCCGTCACATGATCGCGACAGACTCTCTGCAAGTCCGTGCCCTTGCAA acTCGGAGGGTACAGCCGTCTGTGAGATAGTTCACACAAGATCCGAATCTGAAGGAAGACCAGAGAGAACCTTCCAGTTGTGCTGCAG TTCTCCAGACAGTAAGAAGGACTTCCTGAAAGCAGTCCACTCCATCCTTAGGGAGAAGCAGCGCCGCCAGCTTCTTAAGACCGAGTCTCTCCCGCCCAACCAGCAGTATGTCCCGTTCGGGGGCAAACGCCTGTGTGCCCTCAAAGGAGCACGGCCCGCCATGAACAGAGCAG CTTCGGCTCCATCTCGAACGCTAGCCCGCAGGAAGCTGGTGAGGAACCGCTTCACCATCGATACCGACCTGGttttccatggcaacaacaacaacagcaacgaTTCCGACCCCTCCTACCCTTCCTCCTGCTCGCCTCTGTTCCAGCACGCCCTCCTCCAACCCCACAAACCTCAAGGAGAGGACACAGACCGATGGGTGGAAGAGCAGTTTGACCTCGGTTGCTACGAAGACCAGGGAGAGGGCATCGGCGTGGGGCAGGTGAAGGAGACGGACATTTTAAGTGACGATGACGAGTACTGCAAGTCTGTCCGAGCTGCGTCGGCAGAACCGGCCGACCTGGAGGGGAAGATGGAGGGACTCGACCTAGAGGGCGGAGAGGTGAGGAGCCACAACCTGAACGGACAGGTAAAGACTCGAGGTGAGATCGCACAGAGTCTGACGCAGGAGGAAGTTGATCGGATAAAGCACGGTGATGGTTCAGGTGCGGTAGACTCCTTCACCGCCTGTGGTGTCTCTCTGTCCCGCTGTGCGACCCCGACTCTAAAGCTTGCTCCGCTGAAGCAGTGTGCTGCGGAGGAGGCCACAAACAACGACCATGACGTTGTCTGGGTGCGACGGGACGACTATGCTAACGGGTGCAACAGTGACGTCttctga
- the LOC130182387 gene encoding rho guanine nucleotide exchange factor TIAM1-like isoform X2: MSAFRRSRNCKRSTESIYDMLQLSTEQVTAFCRSLHDMNPLECPMSCSSSSSSSSLSPSPVSALPPTAGTATQRQLSHADKLRKVINELVDTEKTYVKDLSCLIECYLTPLQKESFLTQDELDVLFGNLAEMVEFQVEFLRTLEDGIRLVPDLDRLERVEQFKKVLFSLGGSFLYYADRFKIYSAFCASHTKVPKVLAKAKTDPDFKAFLAERNPRQQHSSTLESYLIKPIQRVLKYPLLLKELYSLTDPDSEEHYHLDVAMKAMNKVASHINEMQKLHEEYGAVFDQLINEQTADKKEVADLSMGDLLLHSTVVWINPPASLVKSKKDPDLAAFVFKTAVVFVYKDCSKHRKKMGGSHRASVSDDKDPFRFRHMIATDSLQVRALANSEGTAVCEIVHTRSESEGRPERTFQLCCSSPDSKKDFLKAVHSILREKQRRQLLKTESLPPNQQYVPFGGKRLCALKGARPAMNRAASAPSRTLARRKLVRNRFTIDTDLVFHGNNNNSNDSDPSYPSSCSPLFQHALLQPHKPQGEDTDRWVEEQFDLGCYEDQGEGIGVGQVKETDILSDDDEYCKSVRAASAEPADLEGKMEGLDLEGGEVRSHNLNGQVKTRGEIAQSLTQEEVDRIKHGDGSGAVDSFTACGVSLSRCATPTLKLAPLKQCAAEEATNNDHDVVWVRRDDYANGCNSDVF; the protein is encoded by the exons ATGTCAGCCTTTAGGAGGAGCAGGAACTGCAAGCGCTCGACCGAATCCATCTATGATATGTTACAGCTG AGCACGGAGCAGGTCACTGCTTTCTGCCGCAGTCTCCATGACATGAATCCCCTGGAGTGCCCTATGTCATGCTCCTCAtcgtcatcttcatcatccctCTCGCCGAGCCCCGTGTCAGCTTTGCCGCCCACAGCAGGAACTGCCACTCAGAGGCAGCTCTCCCACGCGGACAAGCTTCGCAAGGTCATCAATGAACTTGTAGACACAGAGAAGACTTACGTCAAA gaCCTGAGCTGCCTGATAGAATGCTACTTGACACCTTTGCAGAAGGAGAGCTTCCTCACACAGGATGAG CTGGACGTTTTGTTCGGTAACCTCGCGGAGATGGTGGAGTTCCAGGTGGAGTTTCTCCGGACACTGGAAGATGGAATCAGACTGGTGCCAGATCTGGACAGACTGGAAAGGGTGGAGCAATTTAAG AAAGTGCTGTTCTCCCTGGGTGGTTCATTTCTGTATTATGCCGATCGCTTCAAGATCTACAGCGCCTTCTGCGCCAGTCACACCAAGGTGCCAAAGGTCCTGGCTAAAG CAAAGACCGACCCAGATTTCAAGGCTTTCCTGGCTGAGAGAAACCCCAGACAGCAACATTCATCCACTCTGGAGTCTTACCTAATCAAACCCATCCAGAGGGTCCTGAAGTACCCgctgctgctgaaggagctCTATTCTCTCACTGACCCGGACAGTGAGGAACACTACCACCTGGATG TTGCAATGAAGGCCATGAACAAGGTTGCGAGTCACATCAACGAGATGCAAAAGCTTCACGAGGAGTACGGAGCTGTTTTCGACCAGCTCATCAATGAACAGACCGCAGACAAAAAAGAG gtgGCTGACCTCTCAATGGGGGATCTTTTGCTACATTCTACAGTGGTGTGGATCAACCCGCCAGCCTCACTGGTCAAGAGCAAAAAGGACCCAGATTTGGCTGCTTTTG TGTTCAAAACGGCAGTTGTATTTGTCTACAAAGACTGCTCCaagcacaggaaaaaaatg ggTGGATCTCATCGTGCGTCTGTGAGCGACGACAAGGATCCTTTCCGTTTCCGTCACATGATCGCGACAGACTCTCTGCAAGTCCGTGCCCTTGCAA acTCGGAGGGTACAGCCGTCTGTGAGATAGTTCACACAAGATCCGAATCTGAAGGAAGACCAGAGAGAACCTTCCAGTTGTGCTGCAG TTCTCCAGACAGTAAGAAGGACTTCCTGAAAGCAGTCCACTCCATCCTTAGGGAGAAGCAGCGCCGCCAGCTTCTTAAGACCGAGTCTCTCCCGCCCAACCAGCAGTATGTCCCGTTCGGGGGCAAACGCCTGTGTGCCCTCAAAGGAGCACGGCCCGCCATGAACAGAGCAG CTTCGGCTCCATCTCGAACGCTAGCCCGCAGGAAGCTGGTGAGGAACCGCTTCACCATCGATACCGACCTGGttttccatggcaacaacaacaacagcaacgaTTCCGACCCCTCCTACCCTTCCTCCTGCTCGCCTCTGTTCCAGCACGCCCTCCTCCAACCCCACAAACCTCAAGGAGAGGACACAGACCGATGGGTGGAAGAGCAGTTTGACCTCGGTTGCTACGAAGACCAGGGAGAGGGCATCGGCGTGGGGCAGGTGAAGGAGACGGACATTTTAAGTGACGATGACGAGTACTGCAAGTCTGTCCGAGCTGCGTCGGCAGAACCGGCCGACCTGGAGGGGAAGATGGAGGGACTCGACCTAGAGGGCGGAGAGGTGAGGAGCCACAACCTGAACGGACAGGTAAAGACTCGAGGTGAGATCGCACAGAGTCTGACGCAGGAGGAAGTTGATCGGATAAAGCACGGTGATGGTTCAGGTGCGGTAGACTCCTTCACCGCCTGTGGTGTCTCTCTGTCCCGCTGTGCGACCCCGACTCTAAAGCTTGCTCCGCTGAAGCAGTGTGCTGCGGAGGAGGCCACAAACAACGACCATGACGTTGTCTGGGTGCGACGGGACGACTATGCTAACGGGTGCAACAGTGACGTCttctga